The following proteins are encoded in a genomic region of Holophagales bacterium:
- the gltB gene encoding glutamate synthase large subunit has translation MKAFGPPSPQGLYDPANEHDACGFGFVVDVKARASHDIVRKALQVLCNLEHRGATGSEKNTGDGAGLLTQIPHAFVARWAKASSTEVPPPGDYGLGMLFLPVEAASRQVCQQRLEEIVEAEGQRVLCWRDVPTDSGSLGATARASQPVIRQVLVGRGAGTEAGAAFERKLFVIRRLAEKAVSRSALAGRDNFYFASLSARTVVYKGMLNANQLGAFYPDLSEEAFTSCLAMVHSRFSTNTFPSWSRSHPYRYISHNGEINTLRGNVNWMQARQRMFESKLFGDDLKKVLPVIDTEGSDSSMFDNVLELLVLAGRSLPHALMMMVPEPWSRHESMSAELKAFYEFHSCFLEPWDGPASIAFTDGTRIGAILDRNGLRPSRWVSTKDGLVVMASEVGVLDFPPEKVEAKGRLQPGQIFLVDTAEGRVVPDREIKETLAAAFPYGEWLRDHLVRLKDLPDPPGVREPDHETVLTRQETFGYTLEDVRMIVNPMAAAGTEPIGSMGTDIPLAVLSEGPQLLSDYFKQLFAQVTNPPVDADREAIVMAVDTAIGPEGNLLEPTPEAALHFELPTPVLLNVELEKIRSLAGGPGSRGFRSISLPILFKVKDGGKGLRKAIEELRRRCSEAIAEGHNILILSDRGHDATDAPIPALLALSSVQHHLLREGSRTRVGLVLESGEPREVHHFCLLIGYGASAINPYLAFETIHDQIRQGLLAGDPEAAEKRYVKAVNKGIVKVISKMGISTVQSYHGAQVFEALGLSQDFVDEYFCGTPTRIGGIGIKAIAQEVRLRHDFAYPSRPVKHTTLGTGGRYQYRRDGEEHLNSPVAIHLLQSACRSGDARTWKQFSDLVNRHGKHPVRIRDLMDFRPLAKPVPIEEVEPVESILARFKTGAMSYGSISQEAHEALAVAMNRIGGKSNTGEGGEDPARYQADASGDSKNSAIKQVASGRFGVTSQYLVEAREIQIKMAQGAKPGEGGQLPGPKVYPWIAKVRHATPGVGLISPPPHHDIYSIEDLAQLIHDLKNANAGARISVKLVSENGVGTIAAGVAKAHADVILISGYDGGTGAAPLTSIRHAGIPWEIGLAEAHQTLVLNDLRSRVTLETDGQLKTGRDVVIAGLLGAEEFGFATTPLLALGCVMMRACHLNTCPVGVATQDPELRRRFTGDPEHVVNFMRFVAMEVRELMAHLGYREFYKMVGRSERLEMRRAVDHWKARTLDFGRILWKPTVPREVKRTQRIPQEHGLEEALDATTLIPLCRPALEHGTPVTATLPIRNGNRVVGTMLGSEVTRRWGAAGLPDDTIRLRFQGSAGQSFGAFVPHGMTLSLEGDANDYVGKGLSGGRIVVVPPAAATFVAEANVLIGNVAFYGATAGEAFIRGVAGERFCVRNSGVTAVVEGIGDHGCEYMTGGRVVVLGPAGRNFAAGMSGGVAYVLDEAGDFANRCNTELVGLGRVEDEAEAAELKELVHRHAAATKSARAAVMLKEWGTFLPLFVRVMPNDYRRVLEAQARMREKGMSEDEAVMAAFTENARAYTRASGS, from the coding sequence ATGAAAGCCTTCGGCCCCCCGTCTCCCCAGGGCCTCTACGACCCGGCCAACGAGCACGACGCCTGCGGCTTCGGATTCGTCGTCGACGTGAAGGCCCGCGCCTCCCACGACATCGTCCGCAAGGCGCTGCAGGTCCTCTGCAATCTCGAGCACCGCGGGGCGACCGGCAGCGAGAAGAACACCGGCGACGGAGCAGGGCTCCTCACGCAGATCCCGCACGCGTTCGTGGCGCGCTGGGCGAAGGCGAGCAGCACCGAGGTGCCGCCGCCGGGCGACTACGGCCTCGGCATGCTCTTCCTCCCGGTGGAGGCGGCGAGCCGTCAGGTCTGCCAGCAGAGGCTCGAGGAGATCGTGGAAGCCGAAGGGCAGCGGGTCCTCTGCTGGAGGGACGTCCCGACCGACAGCGGGTCGCTCGGCGCGACGGCGCGCGCGAGCCAGCCCGTCATCCGGCAGGTGCTCGTGGGCCGGGGAGCCGGGACGGAAGCGGGAGCCGCTTTCGAGAGAAAGCTCTTCGTCATCCGCCGTCTCGCGGAGAAGGCGGTCTCGCGGTCGGCCCTCGCGGGGCGCGACAACTTCTACTTCGCGAGCCTCTCGGCGCGGACCGTCGTCTACAAGGGGATGCTGAACGCCAACCAGCTCGGGGCCTTCTACCCCGACCTCTCCGAGGAGGCGTTCACGTCGTGCCTCGCGATGGTCCACTCGCGCTTCTCGACGAACACGTTCCCAAGCTGGTCGCGCTCGCACCCGTACCGCTACATCTCGCACAACGGCGAGATCAACACGCTGCGCGGGAACGTGAACTGGATGCAGGCGCGGCAGCGGATGTTCGAGTCGAAGCTCTTCGGCGACGACCTGAAGAAGGTCCTCCCCGTGATCGACACCGAGGGCTCCGACTCGTCGATGTTCGACAACGTCCTCGAGCTGCTCGTCCTCGCGGGCCGCTCGCTCCCGCACGCGCTGATGATGATGGTGCCGGAGCCGTGGAGCCGGCACGAGTCGATGAGCGCCGAGCTGAAGGCGTTCTACGAGTTCCACTCCTGCTTCCTCGAGCCGTGGGACGGCCCGGCCTCCATCGCCTTCACGGACGGCACGCGGATCGGCGCGATCCTCGACCGCAACGGCCTGCGGCCCTCGCGATGGGTTTCCACGAAGGACGGCCTCGTCGTGATGGCCTCCGAGGTCGGCGTCCTCGACTTCCCGCCGGAGAAGGTCGAGGCGAAGGGACGCCTGCAGCCGGGCCAGATCTTCCTCGTCGACACCGCGGAGGGAAGGGTCGTCCCCGACCGCGAGATCAAGGAGACGCTCGCGGCGGCCTTCCCTTACGGGGAGTGGCTCCGGGACCACCTCGTCCGCCTGAAGGACCTGCCCGACCCGCCCGGCGTCCGCGAGCCCGACCACGAGACCGTCCTGACGCGCCAGGAGACGTTCGGCTACACGCTCGAGGACGTGCGGATGATCGTCAACCCGATGGCGGCCGCGGGAACGGAGCCGATCGGGTCGATGGGGACGGACATTCCGCTCGCCGTCCTGTCGGAGGGGCCGCAGCTCCTCTCCGACTACTTCAAGCAGCTCTTCGCCCAGGTGACGAACCCGCCGGTCGACGCGGACCGCGAGGCGATCGTCATGGCGGTCGACACGGCGATCGGCCCCGAGGGGAACCTCCTCGAGCCGACGCCCGAGGCCGCGCTCCACTTCGAGCTGCCGACGCCCGTCCTCCTGAACGTCGAGCTCGAGAAGATCCGCTCGCTGGCCGGTGGCCCCGGCTCGCGCGGCTTCCGGTCGATCTCGCTCCCGATCCTCTTCAAGGTGAAGGACGGGGGGAAAGGGCTCCGGAAAGCCATCGAGGAGCTGCGGCGGCGCTGCTCGGAGGCGATCGCCGAGGGGCACAACATCCTGATCCTCTCCGACCGCGGCCACGACGCGACCGATGCGCCGATACCGGCGCTGCTGGCCCTGTCGTCGGTGCAGCACCACCTGCTGCGCGAGGGCTCGCGGACCCGCGTGGGGCTCGTCCTCGAGTCGGGCGAGCCGCGCGAGGTGCACCACTTCTGCCTCCTCATCGGCTACGGCGCGAGCGCCATCAATCCCTATCTCGCGTTCGAGACGATCCACGACCAGATCCGGCAGGGGCTCCTCGCGGGCGACCCGGAGGCCGCGGAGAAGAGGTACGTCAAGGCCGTCAACAAGGGGATCGTCAAGGTCATCTCCAAGATGGGGATCTCGACGGTCCAGAGCTACCACGGCGCGCAGGTGTTCGAGGCGCTGGGGCTCTCGCAGGACTTCGTCGACGAGTACTTCTGCGGCACGCCGACGCGGATCGGCGGCATCGGCATCAAGGCGATCGCGCAGGAGGTGCGCCTCCGGCACGACTTCGCCTACCCCTCGCGCCCGGTGAAGCACACGACGCTCGGGACGGGAGGGCGCTACCAGTACCGGCGGGACGGCGAGGAGCACCTGAACTCGCCCGTGGCGATCCACCTCCTCCAGAGCGCGTGCCGGAGCGGGGACGCCAGGACCTGGAAGCAGTTCAGCGATCTCGTGAACCGGCACGGGAAGCACCCGGTGCGGATCCGCGACCTCATGGACTTCCGGCCGCTGGCGAAACCGGTTCCGATCGAGGAGGTCGAGCCGGTCGAGAGCATCCTGGCGCGCTTCAAGACGGGCGCGATGTCGTACGGCTCGATCAGCCAGGAGGCGCACGAGGCGCTCGCCGTCGCGATGAACCGGATCGGCGGGAAGAGCAACACGGGCGAGGGGGGAGAGGACCCCGCGCGCTACCAGGCCGACGCGAGCGGCGACTCGAAGAACAGCGCGATCAAGCAGGTGGCTTCGGGGCGGTTCGGGGTGACGAGCCAGTACCTCGTCGAGGCGCGCGAGATCCAGATCAAGATGGCCCAGGGCGCCAAGCCGGGCGAGGGGGGGCAGCTCCCCGGCCCGAAGGTCTACCCGTGGATCGCGAAGGTGCGGCACGCGACGCCAGGCGTCGGTCTCATCTCCCCGCCGCCCCACCACGACATCTACTCCATCGAGGACCTCGCCCAGCTGATCCACGACCTGAAGAACGCGAACGCGGGCGCCCGCATCAGCGTGAAGCTCGTCTCGGAGAACGGGGTCGGGACGATCGCCGCCGGGGTCGCCAAGGCCCACGCCGACGTCATCCTCATCAGCGGCTACGACGGCGGCACGGGCGCCGCGCCGCTGACGAGCATCCGCCACGCCGGCATCCCGTGGGAGATCGGCCTCGCCGAGGCTCACCAGACGCTCGTCCTGAACGACCTCCGGAGCCGCGTGACGCTCGAGACCGACGGACAGCTGAAGACGGGGCGCGACGTCGTCATCGCGGGGCTCCTCGGGGCGGAGGAGTTCGGCTTCGCCACGACGCCGCTCCTGGCGCTGGGCTGCGTGATGATGCGGGCCTGCCACCTGAACACGTGTCCGGTCGGGGTGGCGACGCAGGACCCCGAGCTGCGCAGGCGGTTCACGGGGGACCCGGAGCACGTCGTGAACTTCATGCGCTTCGTGGCCATGGAGGTGCGCGAGCTGATGGCGCACCTCGGCTACCGGGAGTTCTACAAGATGGTGGGGCGCAGCGAGCGTCTCGAGATGCGCCGCGCCGTCGACCACTGGAAGGCGCGGACGCTCGACTTCGGGCGGATCCTCTGGAAGCCGACCGTGCCGCGCGAGGTGAAGCGGACGCAGCGCATCCCGCAGGAGCACGGCCTCGAGGAGGCGCTCGACGCCACGACGCTCATCCCGCTCTGCCGCCCCGCCCTCGAGCACGGGACGCCCGTCACCGCGACGCTGCCGATCCGGAACGGGAACCGCGTCGTCGGGACGATGCTCGGGAGCGAGGTGACGCGCCGCTGGGGCGCCGCGGGCCTCCCCGACGACACGATCCGCCTCCGCTTCCAGGGCTCGGCCGGGCAGAGCTTCGGCGCGTTCGTTCCGCACGGAATGACGCTCTCCCTCGAGGGGGACGCCAACGACTACGTCGGCAAGGGGCTCTCGGGAGGGCGCATCGTCGTGGTGCCGCCGGCCGCGGCGACCTTCGTGGCCGAGGCGAACGTGCTCATCGGCAACGTCGCCTTCTACGGGGCCACCGCGGGTGAGGCCTTCATCCGGGGCGTGGCCGGAGAGCGGTTCTGCGTCCGCAACTCGGGCGTCACGGCCGTCGTCGAGGGGATCGGCGACCACGGGTGCGAGTACATGACCGGCGGGCGCGTCGTCGTTCTGGGCCCCGCGGGGCGCAACTTCGCCGCCGGGATGTCGGGAGGGGTCGCGTACGTCCTCGACGAGGCGGGCGACTTCGCAAACCGCTGCAACACGGAGTTGGTCGGGCTCGGCCGGGTGGAGGACGAGGCCGAGGCGGCGGAGCTGAAGGAGCTCGTCCACCGCCACGCCGCGGCGACGAAGAGCGCGCGGGCGGCGGTCATGCTGAAGGAGTGGGGCACCTTCCTCCCGCTCTTCGTGCGCGTGATGCCGAACGACTACCGCCGCGTCCTCGAGGCGCAGGCGCGCATGCGCGAGAAAGGAATGTCCGAGGACGAGGCCGTCATGGCCGCGTTCACGGAGAACGCGCGGGCCTACACCCGCGCGAGCGGGAGCTGA
- a CDS encoding DUF5615 family PIN-like protein encodes MKLLLDMNLSPRWAEVLRQAGHDAGHWSVVGPAEAEDGELMAWARTHGFVVLTNDLDFGAILAAPQAEGPSVLQIRTEAVSPRCLGVRLLRALERFERDLLAGALITVDERKERARLLPIRLGGAEPAS; translated from the coding sequence GTGAAGCTCCTCCTCGACATGAACCTCTCCCCCCGATGGGCGGAGGTCCTTCGACAGGCTGGCCACGACGCCGGGCATTGGTCCGTCGTCGGCCCGGCCGAGGCCGAGGACGGGGAGTTGATGGCCTGGGCGCGGACCCACGGATTCGTCGTCCTGACGAATGACCTGGACTTCGGCGCGATCCTGGCCGCCCCGCAAGCTGAGGGCCCGAGCGTGCTCCAGATCCGGACCGAGGCCGTTTCCCCCCGCTGCCTCGGAGTGCGGCTCCTCCGGGCGCTCGAGCGATTCGAACGAGACCTTCTGGCGGGGGCCCTGATCACGGTGGACGAACGCAAGGAGCGAGCCCGGCTGCTGCCGATCCGGCTGGGAGGCGCGGAGCCTGCGAGCTGA
- a CDS encoding DUF433 domain-containing protein, producing the protein MGELPRITLNPKVMGGKPCIRGMRVTVSTVVGLVATEHSHAEILDLYPYLEEEDILQALQYAAWRAGEVEIPLASA; encoded by the coding sequence ATGGGCGAGCTGCCGCGCATCACCCTCAACCCCAAGGTCATGGGAGGAAAGCCGTGCATCCGCGGGATGCGCGTCACGGTGAGCACAGTGGTCGGGCTCGTCGCGACCGAGCATTCGCACGCCGAAATCCTGGACCTCTATCCCTACCTGGAGGAGGAGGACATCCTCCAGGCGCTGCAATACGCCGCCTGGCGTGCCGGTGAGGTCGAGATTCCCCTCGCCTCGGCGTGA
- a CDS encoding mechanosensitive ion channel family protein, with amino-acid sequence MSPALLSALEVASVAALVVAVFRLSRQSRLIAHIRFALAGLGLLGALLLVESQLSHPGKEAFTKATLAVIVVLGAYVLLQIADHVVWEKLLKPRHISAPRLLFDVVNALVLAGVALTLLKVLYSFNLTGLLVTSTVLSAILGLSLQDVLSSVMAGIALQMEGPIAPRDWVRVGDKEGEVVQMNWRTITLRSRDGHHVVLPNARVAREDIANYSRPGPAVMLHATIGVAYAHPPAEVKTVLESALAAVPGISANPPVEALVARFADSAVEYDLRFWTGDLAGVAGIRDAALSRAWYALRRAGLEIPFPQREVALHHVSENRDDERLERRRTQSFEALRNVETFQPLTDEQVSGLARHARLERYTAGEALVRQGEAGRSLFVVRAGDVRVERTDGAFTRDLARLGPGSFFGEMSLLTGEPRSASVVALGEVEVVVVEKDAFSTLLHDDGHLARALSEALEERSRSQSRVEAPAAGAVGPQVITEGLLDRIQRFFGLEG; translated from the coding sequence ATGTCCCCAGCCCTCCTCTCCGCCCTCGAGGTGGCCAGCGTTGCCGCCCTCGTCGTCGCCGTCTTCCGGCTCTCCCGCCAGTCGAGGCTCATCGCCCACATCCGCTTCGCCCTCGCCGGCCTCGGCCTCCTCGGCGCGCTCCTCCTCGTCGAGAGCCAGCTCAGCCATCCCGGGAAGGAAGCGTTCACGAAGGCGACGCTCGCGGTCATCGTCGTCCTCGGCGCCTACGTCCTCCTCCAGATCGCCGACCACGTCGTCTGGGAGAAGCTCCTCAAGCCCCGGCACATCTCCGCGCCGCGCCTCCTCTTCGACGTCGTCAACGCGCTCGTCCTGGCCGGCGTCGCCCTGACGCTCCTGAAGGTCCTCTACTCCTTCAACCTCACCGGCCTCCTCGTCACGTCGACCGTCCTCTCGGCCATCCTCGGCCTTTCCCTGCAGGACGTCCTCTCGAGCGTCATGGCGGGCATCGCGCTCCAGATGGAGGGCCCGATCGCGCCCAGGGACTGGGTCCGCGTGGGAGACAAGGAGGGCGAGGTCGTCCAGATGAACTGGAGGACGATCACCCTCCGGTCGCGCGACGGCCACCACGTCGTCCTTCCCAACGCCCGCGTCGCCCGCGAGGACATCGCCAACTACTCGCGTCCCGGTCCCGCGGTGATGCTCCACGCCACGATCGGCGTCGCGTACGCCCATCCGCCTGCAGAGGTGAAGACCGTCCTGGAGAGCGCCCTCGCGGCGGTTCCCGGCATCTCGGCCAACCCGCCCGTCGAGGCCCTCGTCGCGCGCTTCGCCGACTCGGCCGTCGAGTACGACCTTCGTTTCTGGACCGGCGATCTCGCCGGCGTCGCCGGCATCCGCGACGCGGCTCTCTCACGCGCCTGGTACGCCCTCCGGCGCGCGGGACTCGAGATTCCGTTCCCGCAAAGAGAGGTGGCGCTCCACCACGTCTCCGAGAACCGGGACGACGAGCGTCTCGAGAGGCGGCGCACCCAGAGCTTCGAGGCCCTCCGGAACGTCGAGACGTTCCAGCCACTCACCGACGAGCAGGTCTCCGGCCTCGCCCGCCATGCGCGCCTCGAGCGCTACACGGCCGGCGAGGCGCTCGTCCGCCAGGGCGAGGCGGGGCGCTCGCTCTTTGTCGTCCGCGCCGGCGACGTCCGCGTCGAGCGGACCGACGGCGCCTTCACCCGCGACCTCGCGCGGCTCGGGCCGGGGAGCTTCTTCGGTGAGATGAGCCTCCTGACCGGCGAGCCCCGCTCGGCCTCCGTCGTCGCCCTCGGCGAGGTCGAGGTCGTCGTCGTCGAGAAGGACGCCTTCTCCACCCTCCTCCACGACGACGGACACCTCGCCCGGGCCCTCTCCGAGGCGCTCGAGGAGCGCTCGCGGTCGCAGTCACGCGTGGAGGCGCCGGCCGCGGGCGCGGTCGGACCACAGGTGATCACCGAAGGCCTGCTGGACCGGATACAGCGGTTCTTCGGGCTGGAGGGGTAG